In Amycolatopsis sp. FBCC-B4732, the genomic stretch GCGGCGAAAGCCCTCGACCTGGACGGCGTCGACCTCGCCGAGCTGCACGCGCCGTTCACGCACCAGGAGCTGATCCTGCGGACCGCGCTCGGGCTCGGCGACGGCGTCGACGTCAACCCCTCCGGGGGCGCGCTGGCCGCGAACCCGATGTTCTCCGCCGGGCTCGCCCGGATCGGCGAGGCCGCGGCCCGGATCCACCGCGGCGAATCCCGCAAGGCCGTGGCGCACGCGACGAGCGGCCCCGCCCTGCAACAGAACCTGGTGACCGTGCTGGAGGCCCGATGACCAAGCAGCTCACCGCCGTGCTCGGCACCGGCCAGACACACCACCGCGCCAAGCGCGCGGACGTCTCGATGCCGGGCCTGCTGCGCGAGGCGATCGACCGCGCGATGACCGACGCCCAGGTGGGGTGGGCCGACATCGACGCCGTCGTGCTCGGCAAGGCCCCGGACCTGTTCGAGGGCGTGATGATGCCCGAGCTGTTCCTCGCCGACGCGCTGGGCGCGACCGGGAAACCGTTGCTGCGCGTGCACACCGCCGGTTCGGTCGGCGGGTCGACGGCGCTGGTCGCGGCCTCGCTCGTCCAGTCCGGCGTGCACCGCCGGGTGCTCACCGTGGCGTACGAGAAGCAGTCCGAGTCGAACGCGATGTGGGGCCTGTCGATCCTGCCGCCGTTCCAGATGCCGGTCGGCGCGGGCGCGGGCGGCTACTTCGCGCCGCACGTGCGCTCCTACATCCGGCGCTCCGGCGCGCCCGACCACGTCGGGGCGATCGTCGCGGCGAAGGACCGGCGCAACGGGGCGCTGAACCCGTTCGCGCACCTGAGCCAGCCCGACATCACGGTCGAGTCGGTGCGGGCGTCGCAGATGCTGTGGGACCCGATCCGCTACGACGAAACGTGCCCGTCGTCCGACGGCGCCTGCGCGATGGTGCTCGGCGACGAGGCCGCCGGGGACGCCGTCGAGGGCGGGGCGGCCTGGATCCACGCGACGGCGATGCGCACCGAGCCGACCACGTTCGCCGGCCGCGACCAGGTGAACCCCCAGGCCGGGCGGGACGCGGCGGCCGCGCTGTGGGCCGAGGCCGGCATCACCGACCCGATATCCGAAGTGGACGTCGCCGAGATCTACGTGCCGTTCTCGTGGTTCGAGCCGATGTGGCTGGAGAATCTGGGGTTCGCGCCCGAGGGCGAGGGCTGGAAGGTGACCGAGAAGGGCGAGACGGCGCTGGGCGGCCGGCTGCCGGTCAACCCGTCCGGCGGGGTGCTCTCGTCCAACCCGATCGGCGCGTCGGGCATGCTCCGGTTCTCCGAAGCGGCCAAGCAGGTCATTGGCCGCGCCGGCGACTACCAGGTGGACGGCGCGCGCCGCGCACTCGGCCACGCCTACGGCGGCGGCTCCCAGTACTTCTCGATGTGGCTGGTCGGCTCCGAGAAGCCCGGTTCCTGAACCGCACTTTCACGTGAAAGTGCGGCTTTGCGGTGCAAAGCGGAGCTTTCCCTACGAAAGTGCGGGGTCAGCGACGGGAGCGGCGCCAGCGCAGGGCCAGGAGGGTGCCGACCACGCCGGTGAGCACGCCGACCGTGGCCGGCACCGCGATCGGCGGGTCGACCACGACCACCGGGTTCAGCTCCACCGGCGCCGGCGGCTGGACCGGCGTCGGCGGCGCGTCGGAGCCGGTCGCGGTCCACGCCGTGACGTAGACGAGCAGCCGCGCGACCAGCGAGATGAAGAAGATGAGGCCGATCACCGAGCCGAACGCGATGCCGGTCGGCGAGTCGCCGATCAGCCGGAGGTAGAACCCGCCGGCCAGCTTGAGCGCCTCGAACCCGAGGGCCAGCGCGATCGCGCCGCGGACCGCGCTGCGCACGCCGACCTTCTGCCGCGGCAGCCGGGTCAGCACCCACAGGAACACCAGCCAGTCGGCGGCCAGCGACAGCGGCACCGAGGACGCCGAGACGAGCTGGTGTCCCCAGCTCGTGTCGTCGAAGCCGGCCAGCCGCAGCAGGTAGCCGCCGAGCGCGGTGCCGGAGATGGTGAGCGTGAACGACACCAGCAGCGCCGCGCTCAAGCCCACCAGCGCGAGCAGGTCGACGGCGATGAGCCGCAGGAGCGGCTGGTCGGAGCGGTTCTGCCCCCACAGCGCGGTCAGCGAGTCCCGCAGCGCGTTCATCCAGTTCCAGCCCGAGTAGAGGCCGATGACCAGACCGAACGCCCCGACGCTCGTCCGCTGCTCGACGAACCCGGTGAGCAGGTCGGTGGCCTTGTCGCCGAGCCCGCCGGGCAGCGTCGACACGATCGCGTGGACCATCGTGTCGAGCAGGTGCGGCTGACTGGCCAGCACGAACCCGGCGACCGACGAGGCGACCATCAGCAGCGGCACCAGCGACAGCAGGCTGAAGTAGGTGATCGAGGCGATGTAGTGGTAGCCGCCGGCGTCGATGTAGCGGTCGGCGGCGCGGGCGATGTGGTCCAGCCACCGGTACCGGGCGCGGGCCCGCGCCCAGGGGCTCGGGGCCTTCGGGGAACTCTTCACGGACTCTGTCTACCCAGCCGGAGGCCACTTCGCGCAGGCAACACGCGGTCGGCCCGTCAGCCGAGCGCCACCAGCTCCGGCCAGTGGTCCTCGGGCAGCGCCGCGTCCGTCGTCGCGAACACCGTGCTGCCCAGGAAGTCGAGCTCGCAGCCGAGGGTGGCGAGGAACGACGTGTCCGCGGCGTCGCGGCCGGTGGAGATGCGGAGCATGGTCTGGCGCGGCGCCAGGTGGGTGGCGTCGAAGACGTACCAGCGCCCGGCGATGCCGGCCTCGAAGACCGCGTGGAAGTCCATCGGCGACAGGCCGGGCGCGTAGACGCCGACGTAGC encodes the following:
- a CDS encoding thiolase domain-containing protein; this encodes MTKQLTAVLGTGQTHHRAKRADVSMPGLLREAIDRAMTDAQVGWADIDAVVLGKAPDLFEGVMMPELFLADALGATGKPLLRVHTAGSVGGSTALVAASLVQSGVHRRVLTVAYEKQSESNAMWGLSILPPFQMPVGAGAGGYFAPHVRSYIRRSGAPDHVGAIVAAKDRRNGALNPFAHLSQPDITVESVRASQMLWDPIRYDETCPSSDGACAMVLGDEAAGDAVEGGAAWIHATAMRTEPTTFAGRDQVNPQAGRDAAAALWAEAGITDPISEVDVAEIYVPFSWFEPMWLENLGFAPEGEGWKVTEKGETALGGRLPVNPSGGVLSSNPIGASGMLRFSEAAKQVIGRAGDYQVDGARRALGHAYGGGSQYFSMWLVGSEKPGS
- a CDS encoding YhjD/YihY/BrkB family envelope integrity protein translates to MKSSPKAPSPWARARARYRWLDHIARAADRYIDAGGYHYIASITYFSLLSLVPLLMVASSVAGFVLASQPHLLDTMVHAIVSTLPGGLGDKATDLLTGFVEQRTSVGAFGLVIGLYSGWNWMNALRDSLTALWGQNRSDQPLLRLIAVDLLALVGLSAALLVSFTLTISGTALGGYLLRLAGFDDTSWGHQLVSASSVPLSLAADWLVFLWVLTRLPRQKVGVRSAVRGAIALALGFEALKLAGGFYLRLIGDSPTGIAFGSVIGLIFFISLVARLLVYVTAWTATGSDAPPTPVQPPAPVELNPVVVVDPPIAVPATVGVLTGVVGTLLALRWRRSRR